The Niallia alba genome includes a window with the following:
- a CDS encoding ABC transporter ATP-binding protein, producing the protein MIEIKGLSKKYGKFTALQPLDLQIDAGCVFGFVGQNGAGKSTTFSILATLLAPTSGTATINGADIIKQPKEVRKQLGYMPDFFGVYDQLKAEEYLDFYGASYGIPAAQREKLIPQLLELVNLSHKRKDYVDLLSRGMKQRLCLARSLIHDPAVLILDEPASGLDPRARIEMREILKELKNMGKTILISSHILPELAEMCDVIGILDQGKLVAQGTVSAIQQQLQSEKIISVKTFDMQKTIAFFEENPRITKIEVLEEGKAIQFLFKGGDEEQQALLKTAIQKEIPIISFSEMESNLEDVFMEITKEVEFS; encoded by the coding sequence ATGATAGAAATTAAAGGTCTTTCCAAAAAGTATGGAAAGTTTACAGCACTACAGCCATTAGATCTTCAAATCGATGCTGGGTGTGTGTTTGGGTTTGTTGGGCAAAACGGAGCGGGTAAATCAACGACATTCTCTATTCTTGCTACTCTATTAGCACCGACATCGGGTACAGCAACCATTAATGGAGCAGATATCATAAAGCAACCGAAAGAGGTAAGAAAACAATTAGGATATATGCCTGATTTCTTTGGTGTTTATGATCAATTAAAAGCAGAAGAATATTTAGATTTCTATGGTGCTAGTTATGGTATCCCAGCAGCACAAAGAGAAAAATTAATCCCTCAGCTATTAGAGCTAGTTAATCTTTCGCATAAGCGAAAAGATTATGTAGATTTATTGTCGCGAGGGATGAAACAAAGACTATGCCTTGCGAGGAGTTTAATCCATGATCCTGCTGTCCTAATTCTCGATGAACCAGCATCTGGTTTAGATCCACGTGCGAGGATTGAAATGCGTGAGATTTTAAAAGAATTAAAGAATATGGGAAAAACAATTCTTATCTCCTCCCATATTTTACCTGAATTAGCTGAAATGTGTGATGTCATTGGAATTTTAGATCAAGGAAAATTAGTGGCACAAGGAACTGTATCAGCTATTCAACAGCAATTACAAAGTGAAAAAATTATAAGTGTAAAAACATTTGATATGCAAAAAACGATTGCGTTTTTTGAAGAAAATCCACGGATTACAAAAATAGAAGTTTTAGAAGAAGGAAAAGCCATTCAGTTCCTCTTTAAAGGTGGAGATGAGGAACAGCAAGCTTTATTAAAAACAGCGATTCAAAAAGAGATTCCGATTATTAGTTTCTCAGAAATGGAGAGCAATCTAGAAGATGTCTTTATGGAGATCACAAAGGAGGTTGAATTCTCTTGA
- a CDS encoding ABC transporter permease has translation MKAYFMNPVLNKELKLRFRSGKTFVGILFYLLALTLLMVALMYVLRTSSPSGFFKPQESRLMFMFLAFFQLGLVLFITPGLTGGVISSERERQTLSILLTTTQSSFTIVIGKLLSSISYLVLLILASLPIYSFVFLFGGISPTQLAQVFFFSLFTMLVIGSFGVLFSTLIRKTIVSMVTTYSVALFIVAGTAVISLILFQIADIYAVATPKKVPSVYFSAMFNPGIVLADVFEPTVSEQIKEITGIKFPIWAAHLITYCIVIVLSLTISVRNLRANMKKGS, from the coding sequence TTGAAAGCTTATTTCATGAACCCCGTATTAAACAAAGAGCTAAAACTGCGCTTTCGTTCAGGGAAAACGTTTGTCGGGATCCTGTTTTATCTGCTTGCACTCACCTTGTTGATGGTTGCTTTAATGTATGTGCTCAGAACATCAAGTCCAAGCGGATTTTTTAAGCCGCAAGAAAGTAGATTGATGTTTATGTTTTTGGCATTTTTTCAATTAGGATTAGTTTTATTTATTACCCCAGGATTGACAGGCGGAGTTATTAGTAGTGAACGAGAAAGACAAACACTAAGCATTCTATTAACAACCACCCAAAGCAGCTTTACAATTGTTATTGGTAAATTGCTCTCGTCCATTTCGTATTTAGTTTTGTTAATTTTAGCAAGTCTTCCGATTTATAGTTTTGTGTTTTTATTTGGTGGAATTTCGCCGACTCAGTTAGCGCAAGTATTTTTCTTTAGCTTGTTTACGATGCTTGTGATTGGCAGCTTTGGTGTTTTGTTTTCTACCCTTATACGTAAAACAATTGTAAGTATGGTCACAACATATAGTGTTGCTTTATTTATTGTTGCTGGAACGGCAGTTATCTCCCTAATTCTTTTTCAAATTGCGGATATCTATGCTGTTGCCACGCCAAAAAAGGTTCCATCTGTGTATTTTAGTGCCATGTTTAATCCTGGCATTGTTTTAGCTGATGTCTTTGAACCGACTGTTTCTGAACAAATAAAAGAAATCACAGGAATTAAATTTCCAATATGGGCTGCTCACCTTATTACTTATTGCATTGTTATTGTGCTTTCATTAACAATTAGTGTTCGTAATTTACGTGCCAATATGAAAAAGGGAAGTTGA